The Pseudomonas solani genome segment GGTTGAGCAGCGTGCGCAGCGGCAACGGCTCGTTCTTCTGCGCCAGCTGGTCGCCGGCACCGGGCCAGACCTTGTAGCCGGAACGGGCCGAGCCGAGGTATTCGAGCTTCTCCGACAGATCACCCCAGGTCTTGAGGAAGCCCAGCAGGTTGCGCCGGTCATCCGCGCTCAGTTCCTGGTCCAGGGCCTGGCGATTCACCGCCTTGGCCAGCAGCTCGGCCAGGTGGCCGCGGCTGTCGTTCACCGCCTGGCGGATCTGCATCGGCGGAGCGGAGAGGTCCGGGCGCACCAGGGCGTTGCGGCTGGTGTTGACCAACACCTCCAGCTCCACGCCCAGCTCGCGGCAGTAGCCGAGCATCAGCTGGTGGTGGCTGGGCAGGCGCGCGGGGCCGGCATTGAAGTAGAAACCCTCGTCGAACTCGGCGACCTGGGTGGTGCCGTCGGTGTACTCGACGCGATCGCCCTTGCGCAGTGTCCAGTTGCGCCCGCCGACCCGCTCGCGGGCCTCCAGCAGGGTCACAGTGAAGCCCGCCTTGCGCAGCTCGTAGGCCGCCACCAGCCCGCCGATGCCGGCACCGACCACGGTGACGCTGGCGCCCTGCCCCAGGCCGCTGGCCGGCTGCAGCGCCGCGTAATTCTCCTGGCTCGCGCCCAGGGCCGGGCTCATCACCCCGAGCATGCCCATGGCCGCCGTGGCGGCCCGGTAGCCCCCCACGGCACCGATACGGGCGATGAGCTGTCGTCTGGTCAAAGGCATTGCAGGCACTCTCCTTGATTCCCTTCCACCGGGCACGGATCGCCCGATGGCGCCCTTCCCTGGCTGCTGCCGGATATCGCATCCGGTTATCAATCAATGCTGTCGAGCTACGAAATAGCTCTATATGGAGCCATCCTATGGGGCGGAATTTGATAAGAGAAATACATTTTGAGCATATGCAAATATTAAAATGTTTCATGTTTTAAGATTCGCATACTGCACAAAACGCATAATCATCTTGAAACATCATGCCCGCACGCCACAGGGCACGGGCGGCGCGGGGTTGGCTAGGTGGGAGCTGCGGAATGGGATGGCGGCCGTAGGATGGCGTTGAGCGCAGCGATACCCATCAACACCGGCACACGCCTGCAAATTGCAGCATGGGTTTCGCCACGCTCTACCCATCCTACGGGGTCATTCCTGGCACTTCGGAATCCAAATATCTCCCTTACATGAAAGATGAAAAAATCTTTCATGTAAGTAATTGCGCGCCGACGAAAATCGCAGTAATTTGCTCGCCACACCCTTGAGGAGGAATGCAGATGCCTCGCAAGACCACGACGGACAAAGCAGGCAAGAAGACCACCGGAAGCACCGGCAAGTCTTCGGCCGACTACGTCCGGGATATGCGCAACCGGCTCCGCGAAGCGGGACTGGTGAAACGTGAGTTCTGGATCCTTCCCGAGAACGTGAACGCCCTGAAGGGCATCGAGAGAGCTTTACGGCAGCCCTTCCTGGGTGGCCGAGTCAAACTGGAGGACTACATGACCGAGAACAGCAACTGGACCCTCAGCTCGCTGCACAACGCCCTCGCCGAACTGGCCCTGGTGGCGTCTGGCGAGATCCTGCTGAGCGTCATCGACGGCGAGCAGGCCGGGCTCAGGCTGACCATGAGCGAGTACGGCGACCTGCCGATCTACCTGGCAGTCGAGGGTGACCACATCATGGTCGACGCCACCCTGGTGCCGCTTGACCTGGTGAAGGATGCAAACGAATTCAACGCGCTGGTGCTGCGTACCCGCGACCTGTTCCCGCTGTCCTCGGTCGGCGTCGAGGTTATCGACGGCCAGGAGGTGTACTCCATGTTCGGCGCCCTCAGCGCCGCCTCGTCGCTTACCGTCATCGTCCAGGAAATCTACACCCTGGCGGAAAACGTGATCCGCGCCGTCGAAGCCTTCGAAGACCACTTCAAGGCTTGACCGAATCCATTCAAGGAGAAGTTTTCATGAGTATCTGGAAGAAGATCATCACCGCCGTTCGTGGCGGCGCCTCCGAAGTCGGCGAAGCCATCGTCGACGCCAACGCCATCCGCATCCTCGAGCAGGAAATGCGTGACGCCGACCGCGCGGTGCTGCAGGCCAAGAACGGCCTGGTGGACATCAAGGCCAAGCAGAAACTGTCGCAGCAACGCCTGGAAAGCCTCAACGGCGACGTCGCCAACTGGGAAGCCAAGGCCACCTCGGCCCTGAACAAGGGCGAAGAAGGCCTGGCCCTGGAATGCGCCAACCGCATCGCCGAGATCGAGGCCCAGCGTGACCAGGAGCGCAACCAGTCCGAGCAGTTCGGCAAGCAGGCCGACCTCCTCCACGCCCAGGTCAACAAGGCCGAAGGCCAGCTCAAGAGCCTGAAGCAGCAGATCGAAATGGCCAAGGCCCGCGAAGTCGTGCAGAAGGCACGCGTCGCGACCGCCGAAGCCACCGGTGGCGCCAACGGCAAGGTGGAGTCCGCCCTGGACAGCCTCAACCGCCTGCGCCAGCGCCAGGACGAGCAGGATGCCCGTCTGGCCGCCGCCGAAGAGCTGCAGACCGCTGCCAACGGCGGTGACCTGGAGCGTCGCCTGCAGGAAGCCGGCATCGGCGCCCAGAGCGGCAGCGGCACCGATGTACTGGCCCGCTTGAAAGCCAAGCAAACCCCGGACGGATCGCAGTAGAATCCGCGCCCGGCAGGCGACCCCGGTCGCCTGCCCACCACCTACCCGCAAATGGAGTTCGGGGAACGCAGATGGAAACAGGCAAGCGACTCAGGGTCATCCTGGCACTGGCGGCGATCATGGCCGTGGTCCAGGTGCTCAATACCCTCACCGCCAACAGCCTGGTCCATCACGGCATCCTCCCGCGTACCCTTAGCGGGCTCCAGGGGTTGATCTTCGCGCCCTTCCTGCACGGTTCCTTCGCTCATCTGCTGAGCAACCTGCCACCCTTCATCATCCTCAGCTGGCTGGTGTCCACCGAGGGGCTCGGGCGCTATGTCCGCGTGGCCCTGCTGGTGAGCATCCTCGGCGGCGGCATGGTCTGGTTGTTCGCCCGCAACAGCCTGCACATCGGCGCCAGTGGCCTGATCTTCGGGCTCTGGACCTACCTGCTGGCCCGCGCCTGGTACCAGCGCAGCATCGCCAGCCTGCTGGTTGCCCTGGTGGCGCTCGCCGGCTACAGCGGCCTGGTCTTCGGCTTCATCCCCACCCCGGGGATATCGGTGGAATCGCATATCGCCGGAGCCGTCGCCGGTTGCATCGTCGCCTGGCTGATGCACTCGAAGTCGCTCCTCGAAACCGCCCACTGACCCCGCCCCCTGAACCACTCGAAAAGGATCAATGGAGTTGATTCCATGTCGCTGATCTTGCTGTTGCGGCACCAAACCTCGGCTTTCTTCCAGCGCTTCGGCTGGGCCGGCATCGGCTCGCTGCTGGCCATCCACTACCTGGCGTCCTACCTGCTCCTGGCGCTGGCCGGTGAGCAGCACCTGCTGCAAGGGCAGGACTTCACCTATTTCTATTTCACCACCGCGACGACCGTGGGCTATGGCGACCTCTCCCCCAAGAGCGCCTTCGGCAAACTCGTCACGGCACTGTGGATCATGCTGGGCGGCATCGCCCTGCTCACTGCGGTCATCGGCAAGGCATCGGCTTCGGTCGGCGAACTCTGGAGAAAGAACATGAAAGGCCTGGGCGACTACTCCAACCTCAAGGGCCACACCGTCCTCATCGGCTGGGAAGGCGAAGCCAGCGAGCGCATCGTCGAGCTGCTGTACCAGGATGAAGCTACGCGGGACGACAGCCTGGTGATCTGCGACGCGCTGATCGAGGAAAACCCTCTGCCCGGGCGCGCCTCCTTCGTCCGTGGTGATTCGCTGGACAACCCCGTGCTGCTGCGCCGCGCCGGCATCGAGAACGCCGAGCGCATCCTCGTGCACACCCGCTCCGACAGCCTGACCTTGGCCATCGTCCTCACCATCAAGGCGATCGGCACGCGCGCCCATGTGGTCGCGCACTTCAACGACTCCGAGCGCGCCGCCCTCGCCCGCCGCTACGCCCCCGAGCTGGAGTGCACCTCCAACATGGCCATCGAGATGCTGGTGCGCGCCTCCCAGGACCCGGGCTCCAGCGCCGTGGTCACCGAGCTGCTGTGCGTCGGCGACGGCGCCACCCAGTTCCGCCATGTACTGCCCGAGGGTTTCAGTGGTACCTGCGGCGAGCTGTACATCCGCCTGCGCCAGGACCACGGCGCCACCCTCATCGGCTACCGCGCCTCAGGCTCCAGCCGCTTCGAGATCAACCCCGCCAACGCGCTGGAAATCCGCGGTGGGGAAATCTTCTACATCGCCAGTGAACGCCTGGAGGAGAACGCACTATGAGCAAACTCAAGCGCTGGCTGGGCCTGGAGCCGCCGCTGCCCTCGGCCGACGCGCGCCGCCACCCCAGTGACAGCCGCCCCCTGGGGCTGGCGTCTGGCCGCATGCTCTGCCTGGACCCTTCGCTGGCGACGCTGCTCGAAGGCCAATCCCACGTCACCCTCCCCGGCGACGAGAAGATCTGGGCCGTCGGCACCATCGAGCTCGGCCAGTCCACGCGGATCAAGCGCTACTACCTGGACAATGAGGATTACTTCCTGCAGGTGATCATGAACGGCCCGCAGGACAGCGATATCGAGGCGGTGATCCTGTTCGGTTACCACCAGGTCACCCCCATCGCCAGCCGTGAGGAGCTGCTGCGCCTCGCCGGGCCCAACGCGCGCATCGGCATGCAGGTCTACGAGCTGGAGGGCGAGGAATACGGCCGCCAGTGGGGCAGCGAAGATGGCCAGACCGAACTGGTGCCCTTGCACGAATACGTCGTCAGCCCAGACGCCAGCTACGGCGTCGAGCATCAAAGCATGCTCTACGCCCGCGAGATCGGCTTGCTCAACCGGAGGGAGTTCCTGCTCTTCTCGGTGGAGGAAGACGAAGAAGGTGCCATCGCCCTGACCACCGCCGTGGGCGTGACACTGCAGATCACCGACATCCAAGTTCTCTGACCAAGGAAGATCCACCATGCTCGACGCGCTCCGCATGTCGCTCAACTCCACCGCCGTCATCGGCTTCGTCATCTACATCCTGGTCGCAGCGGCGCTGTTCGCCCTGTTCCAGTTCATCTACACCCGCGTCACCCCGCACCGCGAGTTCGCCCTCATCCGCGAAGGCAACAGCGCGGCCGCCATCGCCCTGGCGGGCTCGCTGATCGGCTTCGCCCTGCCGGCCAGCAACATCATCACCTACAGCGTCAGCGTCCTCGATTTCGTGGTCTGGGTGGTGATCGCCGCCATCGTCCAGCTGCTGGCGTTCTTCGTCACCAGCCTGGTGCTCAAGGACCTGCCCGGCCGCATCGCCCGTGGCGAACATGCCGCCGCCATCTACTCCGGCGCCGTGGCCATCAGCATCGGCCTGCTCAACTCCGCCTGCATGACCCCTTCGACCTGATCACCGGCAGCGCAAGGAGACCTTTATGAGAAAGCGCAATTCCATCCAGCTGGTGCTCGCCGGCACCCTGCCGCTGGCGTTGGCGGGGTGCAACGACCCGCAGGACACCATGCAGATCACCGCGACCAAGACGTTCAAGAACGTACAGGCCTGCGTCGCCGACAAGTTCCCCGTCGACGTCTGCTCGGACGCGTACATGACCGCCATGGCCGACCACAAGCAGATCGCCCCGACCTATGACAGCCAGGCCGCCTGCGACGCCGACTTCGTGCCCGACTACTGCCAGCCCACCTCCAACGGCCAGTTCATGCCGCGCCTGGGGGGCTTCGAGCTGTCGATGACCAACGAAGTGTCCCGCAGCACCTATGAACAGGCCGAGCAGCAGGTGGTGCAGAGCACCGGCCATAGCGACAACGGCCTGGTCACCGGCATCCTCATCGGCCAGATGATGGGCAACGGCGGCAACCACTACTATTCCCAGCCGATCTACCGCTACCGCGATGCCCGGGGTAGCTACAGCACCTCCACGCTGTCCCGGCAGATCGAACAGGGCAAGACCTTCAGCCGCTCCAACCAGGCCCGCAACAGCCCGACCTCGACCTACACCCAGCAGACCCTGGGCAAGAGCCTGAGCAGCAAAGCGAGCACCAGCGGCTCGGCGGTGGCCTCCACCATCTCCCGCGGCGGTTTCGGCTCCCAGGCCAACGCCCGCGGCGGCTGGGGTGGCAAGACCGGCGGCTCGGGATTCGGGGGCTAACACCGCTCATGAAGAAGATCAGCATCGAAGAACGCCCGGGCTGGCAGGCACAGGTCGAGGGTGAAGGCTTCCTGTTCCACACCATCGACGGCGAACGCTACTGGGACGAGCGCGGCTACTACCTGTTCACCCGTGAGCAGGTGACCCGTGATATCGAACAACCCACCCGCGAGCTGCACGAGATGTGCCTCGACGTGATCGAGCGCGTGGTGGCGAGCGAGGAGCTGCTCACCGGCCTGGCGATACCGCCGGCGTTCTTCGATCTGATCCGCACCTCCTGGCGGGAGGGGCACCCGCACCTCTACGGCCGCATGGACTTCAGCTACGACGGCACGGACCCGGCCAAGCTGCTGGAGATCAACGCCGACACGCCCACCTCCCTGCTCGAATGCGCCTCGGTGCAGTTGCTCTGGCTGGAAGACCAGATACGCCGTGGCGTGCTGCCCGCCGAGGCCGACCAGTTCAACACCCTGGCCGAGGACCTGATCCGCGCGTTCGGCACCTTCGGCAAGGAAATCCCCTTCCACTTTTCCGCCATCTCCGGCTCGGTGGAAGACCGGGGCACCACCGACTTCCTCGCGCAGATGGCGCGCCTGGCCGGCATCGACGCGCGGCACATCGACATCGAGGACATCGGCCTCACCGGCGACGGGCGCTTCGTCGACCTGCAGGGGCAGTGGATTCCCCGCCTGTTCAAGCTGCACGCCTGGGAGCACATCTTCAGCGAAGCCTTCGGCAAGGCCGTGCCGGGGTGCGACACCCAGTTCGTCGAGCCGGCCTGGAAGTCGATCATCAGCAACAAGGGCATCCTGCCGCTGCTGTGGAAATTCAACGAAGGCCACCCCAACCTGCTGCCCTCGCAAGTGGACGACGACCCGCGCGCGCCGGTACCCAAGGGCTGGGTGCGCAAACCCTTCTTCTCCCGCGAGGGCGCCAACATCGAGATCCGCACCCCGCAGGACGAAGTGGTGGTGCAGGACGGCCCCTACACCGATGCCCCCTACATCCTCCAGCAGTTCTCTCCCCTGCCCCGCTTCGGCGACAGCTACACCCTGATCGGCTCCTGGATCGTGGGCGACACCGCCTCCGGCATGGGCATCCGCGAGGACGACAGCCTGATCACCAAGGACACCAGCCGCTTCCTGCCCCACGTGGTGATGGATTGAGTTGCCGAGGCTGGCGCGCTCCCTCGTAGGATGGCGTAGAGCGAAGCGAAACCCATCAGCGACGTCAGCATGGGTTTCGTACCTCTACCCATCCTACGAAGCCAGCGCCGAGGCACTCACCGTAGGTTGGACTGAGGTACGAAGCCCAACATGACCAGGCCCAGCATCACACCGTTGGGCCTCGCTGCGCTCGGCACCAACCTACGGGCTGAAGCCCGGGCTACCGTCTCGTCACCGGCCGCCTTGAGGGCACCCGTAGGATGGCGTAGAGCGCAGCGAAACCCATCAATAACGGCAGCAGCATGGGTTTCGCGGAGCTCTACCCATCCTACGGAGCGGTTCCGGCGGCCTCGGCTGCGCCGAGCACTCGCAATAGATTTCCACCCCAGATGGCAGCGAGGTCCTGCTCGCTGTAACCGGCGGCGAGCAGGCGCTGGCTGATGCGTGGCAGGTCGCTGACGTCGCGCAGGCCTTCCACGCCGCCGCCTCCGTCCCAGTCGGCGCCGATGCCGACGTGTTGCGGGCCGACCACCTCGAGTATGTGCAGCAGGTGAGCCATGAAGTCGTCCAGGCGGGTGGGTGGCAGCGGGTAGCGGGCTTCGGTTTCGCGGATGCGCCGGGCGAGGTCGGCCACCTGCTCCGGGGAGAGGCTGGCGGCCAGGCGGAACTCGCGGTACAGCGGGCCCAGGGCCTTGTCCCGCTCCGGGTTGGGCGCACGTGGCACGAGATCGCTGGGGAAGCTGTTGACCTGCACCACCCCGCCCTTTTCCGCGAGCCTGCGCAGGCGCGCGTCATCGAGGTTGCGCGGGTGCGGGCCGATGGCCCGAGCGCCGGAGTGGGAGGCGATGACCGGGGCGCGGGACAGCAGCAGCACCTGGTCGAACACCGCATCGGAGGCATGGGATACATCGATGAGAATCCCCAGCCGATTGGCCTCCCCCACCAGTTCGCGCCCCGCCGGGCTGAGGCCGTGCCATTCCGGCAGCGCGGTGGCCGAATCGGCGAATGCGTTGTTCTGCGCGTGCACCAGGCCGAGCATGCGCAGCCCCAGGCGCCGGTAAGTGGCCAGGCGGCCGGGGTCGGCCGCCAGGGGCTCGGCGTTTTCCATGCTGATCAGCACCACGCGGCGGCCCGAGGCGACGATGGCGGGCACCTCCTCCGCCCGCGTGGCCAGGGCGAACTCACCGGGTCGCGCAGCGACCATATCGCGGATGCGGGTGATCACCGCCAGGCCGTGCTCGCTGGCCAGGGTGCGCCCCTCCGCCGTGCGCGGGCCCTGGGGCGTGAACACGGCGAAGAAGCCGCCATCCAGCCCACCCTCGCGCATGCGCGGCAGGTCGACCTGGGACAGGTCGTCGGCGTAGCGGTGGCGCTGGCTGATATCCCAGCCGGGCCGCGCCAGTTGCATGGGCGTGTCGAGGTGGCTGTCGAGTACCAGCAGCCGCTCGTGCAGCGCACGGACATCGGCCAGTACATCAGCGGCCTGGGCGCTGCTGCCGGTGAGCAGCGCCAGAGCGAACAGTGAGGGTTTGAAGGGCATGGAGCCAGGTCCTTGGCAGTTCTTGTAGGTCGGGTGAAACCCGGCGTGTTGCAGCGGCTCAACCCCAGCTGAAGCTCCGGTCCCACAACGGCGCCACGTCCAGCCGCTGCGGCAGCACGCCAGCTTCGAAGAAGGTGTCGGCCACCTCCTGCTGCGAGCGCACGGCCGCATCGTCCACCGCCTGCAGCACGCGCGGCCCGCTTTGCGCCTTGTACTGGGCGAGGAAGACCTCGCGGGGGATGCCGAGGATCTTCTCGCTCTTGGTCGCCCAGGCTTCCGGGTTGTGCTGCACCCATTGCCAGCTGCGGTATTCGCGCTGGACGTAGTCCTCGATGGCGGCGCGCTTGTCCGGGTCGGCGATGGCGCGCTGGTTGGCGGCGATCACGTAGTTGCCGGAGAGGTAGCCCTGCCCCGTGCGCAG includes the following:
- a CDS encoding YjfI family protein; this encodes MPRKTTTDKAGKKTTGSTGKSSADYVRDMRNRLREAGLVKREFWILPENVNALKGIERALRQPFLGGRVKLEDYMTENSNWTLSSLHNALAELALVASGEILLSVIDGEQAGLRLTMSEYGDLPIYLAVEGDHIMVDATLVPLDLVKDANEFNALVLRTRDLFPLSSVGVEVIDGQEVYSMFGALSAASSLTVIVQEIYTLAENVIRAVEAFEDHFKA
- a CDS encoding PspA/IM30 family protein, translating into MSIWKKIITAVRGGASEVGEAIVDANAIRILEQEMRDADRAVLQAKNGLVDIKAKQKLSQQRLESLNGDVANWEAKATSALNKGEEGLALECANRIAEIEAQRDQERNQSEQFGKQADLLHAQVNKAEGQLKSLKQQIEMAKAREVVQKARVATAEATGGANGKVESALDSLNRLRQRQDEQDARLAAAEELQTAANGGDLERRLQEAGIGAQSGSGTDVLARLKAKQTPDGSQ
- a CDS encoding rhomboid family intramembrane serine protease; the encoded protein is METGKRLRVILALAAIMAVVQVLNTLTANSLVHHGILPRTLSGLQGLIFAPFLHGSFAHLLSNLPPFIILSWLVSTEGLGRYVRVALLVSILGGGMVWLFARNSLHIGASGLIFGLWTYLLARAWYQRSIASLLVALVALAGYSGLVFGFIPTPGISVESHIAGAVAGCIVAWLMHSKSLLETAH
- a CDS encoding ion channel, translated to MSLILLLRHQTSAFFQRFGWAGIGSLLAIHYLASYLLLALAGEQHLLQGQDFTYFYFTTATTVGYGDLSPKSAFGKLVTALWIMLGGIALLTAVIGKASASVGELWRKNMKGLGDYSNLKGHTVLIGWEGEASERIVELLYQDEATRDDSLVICDALIEENPLPGRASFVRGDSLDNPVLLRRAGIENAERILVHTRSDSLTLAIVLTIKAIGTRAHVVAHFNDSERAALARRYAPELECTSNMAIEMLVRASQDPGSSAVVTELLCVGDGATQFRHVLPEGFSGTCGELYIRLRQDHGATLIGYRASGSSRFEINPANALEIRGGEIFYIASERLEENAL
- a CDS encoding DUF2491 family protein, coding for MSKLKRWLGLEPPLPSADARRHPSDSRPLGLASGRMLCLDPSLATLLEGQSHVTLPGDEKIWAVGTIELGQSTRIKRYYLDNEDYFLQVIMNGPQDSDIEAVILFGYHQVTPIASREELLRLAGPNARIGMQVYELEGEEYGRQWGSEDGQTELVPLHEYVVSPDASYGVEHQSMLYAREIGLLNRREFLLFSVEEDEEGAIALTTAVGVTLQITDIQVL
- a CDS encoding DUF350 domain-containing protein, with translation MLDALRMSLNSTAVIGFVIYILVAAALFALFQFIYTRVTPHREFALIREGNSAAAIALAGSLIGFALPASNIITYSVSVLDFVVWVVIAAIVQLLAFFVTSLVLKDLPGRIARGEHAAAIYSGAVAISIGLLNSACMTPST
- a CDS encoding DUF1190 domain-containing protein, encoding MRKRNSIQLVLAGTLPLALAGCNDPQDTMQITATKTFKNVQACVADKFPVDVCSDAYMTAMADHKQIAPTYDSQAACDADFVPDYCQPTSNGQFMPRLGGFELSMTNEVSRSTYEQAEQQVVQSTGHSDNGLVTGILIGQMMGNGGNHYYSQPIYRYRDARGSYSTSTLSRQIEQGKTFSRSNQARNSPTSTYTQQTLGKSLSSKASTSGSAVASTISRGGFGSQANARGGWGGKTGGSGFGG
- a CDS encoding glutathionylspermidine synthase family protein yields the protein MKKISIEERPGWQAQVEGEGFLFHTIDGERYWDERGYYLFTREQVTRDIEQPTRELHEMCLDVIERVVASEELLTGLAIPPAFFDLIRTSWREGHPHLYGRMDFSYDGTDPAKLLEINADTPTSLLECASVQLLWLEDQIRRGVLPAEADQFNTLAEDLIRAFGTFGKEIPFHFSAISGSVEDRGTTDFLAQMARLAGIDARHIDIEDIGLTGDGRFVDLQGQWIPRLFKLHAWEHIFSEAFGKAVPGCDTQFVEPAWKSIISNKGILPLLWKFNEGHPNLLPSQVDDDPRAPVPKGWVRKPFFSREGANIEIRTPQDEVVVQDGPYTDAPYILQQFSPLPRFGDSYTLIGSWIVGDTASGMGIREDDSLITKDTSRFLPHVVMD
- a CDS encoding dipeptidase, which codes for MPFKPSLFALALLTGSSAQAADVLADVRALHERLLVLDSHLDTPMQLARPGWDISQRHRYADDLSQVDLPRMREGGLDGGFFAVFTPQGPRTAEGRTLASEHGLAVITRIRDMVAARPGEFALATRAEEVPAIVASGRRVVLISMENAEPLAADPGRLATYRRLGLRMLGLVHAQNNAFADSATALPEWHGLSPAGRELVGEANRLGILIDVSHASDAVFDQVLLLSRAPVIASHSGARAIGPHPRNLDDARLRRLAEKGGVVQVNSFPSDLVPRAPNPERDKALGPLYREFRLAASLSPEQVADLARRIRETEARYPLPPTRLDDFMAHLLHILEVVGPQHVGIGADWDGGGGVEGLRDVSDLPRISQRLLAAGYSEQDLAAIWGGNLLRVLGAAEAAGTAP